A genomic stretch from Puntigrus tetrazona isolate hp1 chromosome 6, ASM1883169v1, whole genome shotgun sequence includes:
- the mdfic2 gene encoding myoD family inhibitor domain-containing protein 2, producing MAGQNSEIELGLIKTGERSSLVKAEVSSIAPGRLSPIPELDPWEREAESSSTEFTYSLCSVDRYSTASSSSSSLSDSQERGEFCAGIVLNCLFCRFYDLFLMLPETCERAANSICPAYMLFSPPAEPAHNNTWNCSCDFDCGLMDACHETGECLELAMEISEVCYH from the exons ATGGCTGGACAAAACTCGGAAATCGAGCTTGGTTTGATCAAAACTGGAGAGAGAAGCTCTTTGGTAAAAGCTG AGGTATCCAGCATAGCACCTGGACGGCTCTCACCCATTCCTGAGCTGGATCCCTGGGAGAGAGAAGCAGaaagcagctctacagaatTCACGTACTCCTTATGCTCGGTGGACAGGTACAGCACCGCCTCCTCCTCCAGCAGCTCTCTATCTGACTCCCAGGAGAGAGGAG AGTTCTGTGCCGGGATTGTGCTGAATTGTCTCTTCTGCCGATTCTACGACTTGTTCCTCATGCTACCTGAAACATGCGAGCGTGCTGCTAACTCCATCTGCCCTGCCTACATGCTTTTCTCTCCGCCCGCGGAACCTGCGCACAATAACACCTGGAACTGCAGTTGTGATTTTGACTGTGGCCTTATGGACGCCTGCCACGAAACGGGGGAATGTCTTGAACTAGCGATGGAAATTTCAGAGGTTTGCTATCACTGA